The nucleotide sequence ACCAGTGTGGGAAGAACTCTTCGTTGAGGATGCCGCCGTTGTAGGCGACCTGTTCGTACAGGTCGATGTCGGTGCCGATGGCGACCATCGCCTTGAGGTGGGCGGGGCGCAGGCTCGCCACGGCGTGCTGGGTGACAGCGAGGTAGGACATGCCCCACAGCCCGACGTTGCCGTTGGACCACGGCTGTTCGCCCGCCCACTCGATGGCGTCCTTGTACGCCTCGGCGGTGGAGATGCCCCAAGGCGCCAGCGTGCCAGGGCTCTTGCCGCTGCCGGGTCCGTCGACCCGGACGACGGTGTAGCCGTTCGGCACCCAGGTAGCGGTGTTGACGGTCTCGTGGTTCTCCCAGGGGAGCCCGTCGGCGTTCCCGTGGAAGTACTCGTCCTCCATCTGCTCGTGCTCCTCCAGTTCGGCGTCACCGCAGATGGAGTGGTGGTTGAACGCCTTGCCGTACACACCGCAGCCCATGATCACCGGGTACGCGCCGTCCTCCGCGGGGCGGAACACGTCGGCGTAGAGGTGCGAGCCGTTGCTGAGAGGGATCTTGACGTCGCGGAAGCGGCGGATGCCCATCGCGTTGCGGCGCAGCTCGTTGCGGGCGGCGGCGGGGGAACACAACTGCCGCGGTGTGCGGTCCTCGAAGACGCCGGCGCCGTCGAGGTCGGCGAGCAGCGAGACCATGACGGGATCCTGGGTGAAGGCCAGGATCTCATCGTCCTCCCGGCCCGCGAAGGCGATGTCATGCCGGAAGTCCAACGGGCGTGCGCCGATGATGTCGTGGACCTCGGGGGCTATCCGGGTGCCGTGGTCGAGCACTCCTTCGCGGTCGAGGGTGAAGACCAGGCGGGCGATGTTGGTGAGACCGGGGTCCTTCAGTTTGTGCGGGCTCCCGTCGACGCGGCTGACTATCTGCGTCAAGTTCACCTGAGGGGCGCACTTGACGGTTCCGATCGCGTTTTCGCCGAGGAGGAAGGCCATGCGCTCCCCGTCGCGGTACCGGAATTCGCCACGCTCGTTCGTCAGGCCGGAGCAGCTCGGTGTTTCGTACTTGATACCGCTGATGGGACCCGCGAGAACTCCGGTGCGGAGCATGCTGGAACCTCCTGATGTGAAGTGCTGTTGCGGCCGGGCGACGGCGTGGATCGCCGTCACCTTGTTGGCCGTCGTGCTATTCCTGCCTGGCCTCGTCGCCCGGCGGGGGCAGGGCCACGGCACGGAGAAAGGCCTGGGCGAACGTCTCGATCGTTTCTTCTTTGCTGGGCAGGTCTGCCGCGGCGACCTGGCTGGTGACGGGGCGCAACAAGAAATGGTGGAAGATCGGGCCGGTCATCATCTGGGTGAGCAGCATGGGCGGGAGATCCCGGACCCGGCCGGCGGCGGCTTCTTCGGCGAGCCACGCTCCGAGGCCTGCCAGGAGGCGCGGAGTGAGTGTCTGGAAGACCATCAGGACGTTGGCGTCGCCGGGGCGGGCGAAGACCTCCGCCAACAGGGCGGGCAAGACACGCGGTTCACGTTCCAGCGTGTCGACCATGAGCCGCGTGAGGCGCCGGACGGTGTCCTCCAGGTCACCGCGCGACGTGGCAAGAAGCGCCTCGACGTCGACGGTGGGGCTGTAGCGCTCGAACACCAACCGCAGCAGTTCGTCACGTCCTCCGAAGGTCGCGTAGAGGCTGGGTACGGAGCACTCGGCGGCAGCCGCCACACGTTCGAACGTGACCGTGCCGAGTCCCTGCGTACTGATCAGGGTGCCTGTGACCTCGATCGCCCGCTCTCGGACCGGCTTGCGTCCCCCGGGTTCGACGCCGGCCGCGCGCAGCGCCTCGTCCAGGGCGTGCCGACTGCCGCCGATCCGGCGTACCAGTGTGCTGCGGGAGATCCCGGCCTCCTGGGCGATGTCCCGGAGCGTCACCTCGGCCACGGAGACGCCACGCGCTTCCGCGGCCCGCAGGGTTGCTCCGACGATGTCCTGGGGGACGATCTGCTCGTCCGCCGACTTATCAGTACGTGACATGTTGATAAATCTACTATGCAGTCGCGTACCAGACCTGCGTGGTCCCGGCGGGCGAAGTCGGGTCATCGGATTCCTCCTCGCACGTGGCGCGTCGGCGTTCTCGCTCGGCTTGTTATGAACGGCGTTCGAGCACGCTCATGGACGCCGGCGGCGCCTCCGATCCGCACAGCTCCCGCCCGACGTTCTCCATCCAGGTGTCGATGCCGTGCGCCGCGTGCAGGCTGCCCGCACGGCAGTTGCGCGCGATCAGCTGAAGCGGCTGCCGTTTGGTGATCGCAGACGCCCCGGACGCACGGAAGAGCGTCTCGACGGCAGAGCCGCACGCGTCCCAGATGTACGCCACGTCGGTGTGGAGCTGGAGGGTGTCAGGCTCGGCGGGGTCCGCCTCCGCTGCCTCCAGCCGGTCGAGCTGAGCCACCGCGGCGTCGGCCACCGCTGCCGCCGCCCGGATCTGGGTGTGGGCGCGACCGACGGTCAGGTGCGTGATCGGCGCGTCGGCCTGTTTCGCGTACGGCGAGTACGGGATGCCACGCTTCCCGATCGCCCCCAGGAACACCTCCATGGCGTGGTCGGCCATGCCGAGCGCGACACCCGCTCCGGTGACGAGCGAGCGGGCGAGGCCTCCGCGACGTGGTCCGAGGCCCCGCTCGGTAAGCCCGGCGAGCCGCTCGGTGAGCCGCTTCGGAGTGCTGAAGTACCCGTCGGGGACGAACAGTTCGCCGTCCGTCGCCACGGTCTGGCTGCCCGTGGCCGCCATCCCCATCGCGTCCCAGTCGTCCCTGGCCGCAAGCGAATCCTTCGGGACGAGCACCATCCCGACCTTCGCGTCGTCCACCTCGTCGTAGAAGACGGCGAGATAGCCGTGGGACGCGTGAGCACTCCCCGTCGCGAAGGGCCATGCGCCCTTGATCATCCAACCGCCGTCGACCTGCCGTGCGGTCCCCGACGTGCGCCGGCTGGTCCCGCCCACAGCGAAGGTGCGATTGCCGACCCACGGCGACTCGTACACCGGGGCGACGACGTCGTCGTCGAAGGCACAGCTCCACAGGTTCCCGCCCGCGGCCGCCCACACCATCCAGCCGGTCGCCCCGCATCCGGAGCCGAGTGCACGGAAGATGTCGTGCACCTCCCGGGTCGTGAAATCCGCTCCCCCGTACCGCTTCGGTGTCGTCAGGCCGAACACACCGGCCGCGTCGAGACGCTCGATGGTCTCCTGCGGGATGCGCCGCTGCCGCTCGGCCGCTGCCTGGTGCTCGCGCAGCCACGGCCGCAACTCCACGACGCGGTCGATGATCTCCTGCGCCTTCGACTGGCCGATGTCCGCCTTGATGCCCTTTGACATATACCTCATCGCCTCCTGGTCGTCGTCACGTTCACACTTCGCCGCGGCCGTCATGGCATCCGCGCGCACCGGATCAGCTGGGCCAGTCCTTCTCCGCCGTCGGCGTGCCGTGAAAGCCGGCAACCGGGCGCAGGCTGGGGTCGGTTCCGTCCCGCATGCCCACGGAGGCGTCCGGGTGGTCGTCGAACCATCCGTCGGAGGGGTACTGGTACATCCAGTCGACGAGAAGCCTGCGGCGCGCGATCAGCCAGACACCGTCCCGCCGCTCGAACCGGTCGAGGTAGCGTCCCCAGAGTTTGACGTAGGCGCCCTTCCACTGGTGCTTCTCCGAGCCCTGGTGATAGGCGTTCAGGTACGTCTCGACATGGGCGACGTCGGGCCCGTCGAACTCGACCAGGCTGTTGCCGAGGAGATGCATGGTGCGGACGAACCGCGGCATCTCGCCGGACAGGAAGTCGACGAATCCATCCACGGAACCGATATGCAGGCTCTCGGGGAACTGGACCCAGGCGTCGCCGTGGAAGCCGCCCCTGACCAGGCTCATGTCGACCCGGTCGAGACCGCGGCAGTAGCGCAGCAGCACGTCGTGGATCTCCGCACGTGCGCTCAGTTCTTCGACATTCATCGGCGTATCTCCTTGTCGATATGGCAACGCGTCATTACCGCGCTTCGTCGGGCGCGGCAGTCGCCCCACGCCCCGCCGGTGCATGACACTCGGGTAAACCTACTGTGTACTCACGTTCCAGTCGAGA is from Streptomyces sp. NBC_00370 and encodes:
- a CDS encoding TetR/AcrR family transcriptional regulator; the encoded protein is MSRTDKSADEQIVPQDIVGATLRAAEARGVSVAEVTLRDIAQEAGISRSTLVRRIGGSRHALDEALRAAGVEPGGRKPVRERAIEVTGTLISTQGLGTVTFERVAAAAECSVPSLYATFGGRDELLRLVFERYSPTVDVEALLATSRGDLEDTVRRLTRLMVDTLEREPRVLPALLAEVFARPGDANVLMVFQTLTPRLLAGLGAWLAEEAAAGRVRDLPPMLLTQMMTGPIFHHFLLRPVTSQVAAADLPSKEETIETFAQAFLRAVALPPPGDEARQE
- a CDS encoding acyl-CoA dehydrogenase family protein, producing the protein MRYMSKGIKADIGQSKAQEIIDRVVELRPWLREHQAAAERQRRIPQETIERLDAAGVFGLTTPKRYGGADFTTREVHDIFRALGSGCGATGWMVWAAAGGNLWSCAFDDDVVAPVYESPWVGNRTFAVGGTSRRTSGTARQVDGGWMIKGAWPFATGSAHASHGYLAVFYDEVDDAKVGMVLVPKDSLAARDDWDAMGMAATGSQTVATDGELFVPDGYFSTPKRLTERLAGLTERGLGPRRGGLARSLVTGAGVALGMADHAMEVFLGAIGKRGIPYSPYAKQADAPITHLTVGRAHTQIRAAAAVADAAVAQLDRLEAAEADPAEPDTLQLHTDVAYIWDACGSAVETLFRASGASAITKRQPLQLIARNCRAGSLHAAHGIDTWMENVGRELCGSEAPPASMSVLERRS
- a CDS encoding nuclear transport factor 2 family protein; the encoded protein is MNVEELSARAEIHDVLLRYCRGLDRVDMSLVRGGFHGDAWVQFPESLHIGSVDGFVDFLSGEMPRFVRTMHLLGNSLVEFDGPDVAHVETYLNAYHQGSEKHQWKGAYVKLWGRYLDRFERRDGVWLIARRRLLVDWMYQYPSDGWFDDHPDASVGMRDGTDPSLRPVAGFHGTPTAEKDWPS